A portion of the Adhaeribacter radiodurans genome contains these proteins:
- a CDS encoding DUF3500 domain-containing protein produces the protein MIRTYLVACLLFFATVLSFAQTTATTKKTTLSAPKNKDMLRVVNAFLNSLAPEQRQKATFPFGDEERFNWHFVPRDRKGVPLKEMTADQQKMAMAIVQTALSNQGYQKAKAIMELEVILKALEKQPAESTYRDPGKYYFSVFGQPSAQEPWGCRIEGHHLSLNFTSTTGALVAETPAFMGSNPAIVPEGPEKGKQILKEEANLGFTLVQSFTPEQLKKSLINEVAPNDIVTSNKRKALLEKPEGILYSEMTAKQQQQFKDLLNVYLNKYNPELAGDLRAKVEKAGLAKTYFAWAGSQTQEIGKAHYYRIHNPVLLIEYDNSQNNANHVHTVVRDLTNDFGEDALQAHYQKHPHE, from the coding sequence ATGATAAGAACTTACCTGGTTGCCTGTCTGCTATTTTTCGCTACTGTTTTAAGTTTCGCTCAAACTACGGCCACTACCAAAAAAACTACGCTCTCCGCGCCGAAGAATAAAGACATGCTGCGCGTGGTAAATGCTTTTTTAAATTCCTTAGCCCCAGAGCAACGCCAAAAAGCTACATTCCCTTTCGGCGACGAAGAACGGTTTAACTGGCATTTCGTACCCCGCGATCGCAAAGGAGTACCCTTGAAAGAAATGACGGCTGATCAACAGAAAATGGCCATGGCCATCGTGCAAACTGCCCTCAGCAACCAAGGTTACCAGAAAGCAAAAGCCATTATGGAACTGGAAGTGATTTTAAAAGCCCTGGAAAAACAACCCGCCGAAAGCACCTACCGCGATCCGGGTAAATACTATTTTTCAGTTTTTGGTCAACCATCGGCGCAGGAACCTTGGGGTTGCCGCATCGAAGGCCATCATTTGTCTTTGAATTTTACGTCCACCACCGGTGCCCTTGTCGCAGAAACTCCGGCTTTTATGGGTTCTAACCCAGCCATTGTTCCAGAGGGTCCGGAGAAAGGCAAACAAATTTTAAAAGAAGAAGCTAACCTGGGTTTTACATTAGTGCAATCCTTTACTCCGGAACAGCTTAAAAAATCCTTAATTAACGAAGTAGCTCCTAACGACATTGTTACCAGTAATAAACGAAAAGCCCTCCTGGAGAAACCCGAAGGAATTTTATATTCAGAAATGACGGCCAAACAGCAACAACAATTTAAAGATTTACTAAATGTTTATTTAAATAAGTACAACCCTGAACTAGCCGGTGATTTACGAGCGAAAGTAGAAAAAGCGGGATTAGCCAAAACGTATTTTGCCTGGGCCGGCAGCCAAACCCAGGAAATTGGCAAAGCCCATTACTACCGCATCCATAACCCGGTACTGCTGATTGAATACGACAACTCACAGAACAATGCCAACCACGTGCATACCGTAGTGCGCGACTTGACGAACGATTTCGGCGAAGATGCTTTACAGGCTCATTACCAGAAGCATCCACATGAATAA
- a CDS encoding AI-2E family transporter, with the protein MTQSEPFYKKSTLILLGIILFVYVLYILADVLVPIAFSVLLAILLNPLYSRLIRLRVPKVLAITLTLLIAIIALAGLLYFLSSQIAQFSDMAPVLKEKFSEILTNLQTWVQRTFGITLEKQLQLLRETASSGKALAGQTVSSVMGIFGILFLIPVYVFLFLFYKPLILNFIFEAFSRENTGPIADILQETKTAIQSYIVGLLIEASIVAVLNSIALTALGVKYGILLGVIGAILNLIPYVGGIIAIILPVLMATLTKDGYTTQLLIVGAYALIQFIDNNILVPRIVSSKVKINALASILAVLFGGALWGFSGMFLSIPFVAVLKIVFDRIDSLKPWGKLLGDQIPDYYGTMQAKTQKNLKTPQKVEEQKS; encoded by the coding sequence ATGACTCAATCGGAACCCTTTTATAAGAAAAGCACGCTTATTCTGCTCGGTATTATACTTTTTGTGTACGTGCTGTACATTCTGGCCGATGTGCTGGTACCCATTGCTTTTTCGGTGTTGCTGGCTATTCTGCTAAATCCTTTGTATTCCCGGTTAATCCGCCTCCGGGTTCCTAAAGTACTGGCTATTACCCTAACTTTATTAATTGCCATTATTGCACTGGCTGGTTTATTGTACTTTTTATCTTCGCAAATTGCGCAGTTCAGCGATATGGCCCCAGTTCTAAAAGAAAAGTTCAGCGAGATTCTCACCAACTTACAAACCTGGGTACAACGCACATTTGGCATTACCCTCGAAAAACAACTTCAACTACTACGCGAAACTGCCAGCAGCGGCAAAGCTTTAGCCGGACAAACAGTATCCAGCGTAATGGGCATTTTCGGGATATTATTTTTGATTCCGGTGTATGTTTTCTTGTTCTTGTTTTACAAGCCTTTAATTTTAAATTTTATATTCGAAGCCTTCTCCCGCGAAAATACCGGGCCAATTGCCGACATTTTGCAGGAAACTAAAACGGCTATTCAGAGTTACATTGTGGGGTTATTAATTGAAGCTTCTATTGTGGCTGTGCTTAACTCCATTGCCTTAACCGCGCTGGGCGTAAAGTATGGTATTTTACTAGGGGTAATCGGTGCTATTCTTAATTTAATTCCATACGTCGGGGGTATTATTGCCATTATTTTACCGGTGCTTATGGCCACCTTAACCAAAGACGGGTATACAACGCAATTGTTAATTGTTGGCGCTTACGCCTTAATCCAATTCATCGACAACAACATATTAGTGCCGCGCATTGTATCCTCTAAAGTTAAAATTAACGCATTGGCTTCTATTCTGGCTGTTTTATTTGGCGGCGCTCTATGGGGCTTTTCGGGGATGTTTTTATCAATTCCGTTCGTGGCGGTTTTAAAGATTGTTTTCGACCGCATTGATTCCCTGAAACCTTGGGGCAAGTTACTTGGCGACCAAATTCCGGATTATTACGGCACCATGCAGGCGAAAACGCAAAAAAATTTAAAAACGCCGCAAAAAGTAGAAGAGCAAAAATCCTGA
- a CDS encoding DnaJ C-terminal domain-containing protein has translation MEYKDYYKILEVDKKASKEEIKKQYKKLARKYHPDVNPGNKEAEEKFKAINEAHEVLSDEDKRQKYDTLGADWQRYQQTGGRTGGFDWAQYAQGANAGGGRYTYQTEDEGSDFSDFFSSIFGERRGSGRRGSMRSKGQDYSAELTVFMEEAFHGVKKTFTLHDKSLRINIKPGVEDGQVIRLKGNGGPGRNGSEPGDLYITLRVPPDPRFTRQGNDIYLDAQVPVYRAALGGDFFVDTLDGQLKLKIKPETKNGTLLRLKGKGFPVYNQPDQSGDLYVKVVLQLPEALTDKEKELFQQLAQLRNDK, from the coding sequence GTGGAATATAAAGATTATTACAAAATTCTGGAGGTAGATAAAAAAGCCTCGAAAGAAGAAATAAAAAAGCAGTACAAAAAACTGGCGCGCAAGTACCACCCCGATGTGAACCCCGGGAACAAAGAGGCCGAAGAAAAATTTAAAGCCATCAACGAAGCCCACGAGGTATTGTCGGATGAGGATAAACGGCAAAAATACGATACCCTCGGAGCCGATTGGCAACGCTATCAGCAAACGGGTGGCCGCACCGGTGGTTTTGATTGGGCGCAATACGCACAAGGCGCAAACGCGGGCGGAGGCCGTTATACTTACCAAACCGAAGACGAAGGCAGCGATTTCTCCGATTTTTTCAGTTCTATTTTTGGTGAAAGAAGAGGTAGTGGGCGTCGGGGCAGCATGCGCTCCAAGGGGCAAGATTATTCTGCGGAACTAACCGTGTTTATGGAAGAAGCGTTTCACGGGGTAAAAAAAACCTTTACGCTGCATGATAAAAGCTTGCGGATTAACATAAAACCCGGCGTAGAAGATGGTCAGGTAATCCGGTTAAAAGGCAACGGCGGGCCCGGTCGCAACGGCAGCGAACCCGGTGATTTATACATTACTTTACGCGTTCCTCCGGATCCTCGTTTTACCCGGCAAGGCAACGATATTTACCTGGACGCTCAGGTGCCCGTTTACCGGGCAGCGCTGGGAGGTGATTTTTTTGTGGACACGCTGGATGGGCAGTTAAAACTTAAAATTAAACCCGAAACCAAAAATGGCACCTTGCTGCGCTTAAAAGGCAAAGGGTTTCCGGTTTATAACCAGCCGGACCAATCCGGTGATTTGTACGTAAAAGTGGTACTGCAATTACCCGAAGCGCTCACGGACAAAGAAAAAGAATTGTTTCAACAGCTCGCCCAGTTGCGTAACGACAAATAA
- a CDS encoding chaperone modulator CbpM produces MNYIAIEEFCRHYGVELRLIQEFADFGLVRLQTSEAGPTVAASEVKQLERMLRLALDLDLNPEGIDVILNMRQEMQRLRRKTQKLENRLRQLEQERYWNLIQGPQSRGHIVDLGE; encoded by the coding sequence ATGAACTACATCGCCATTGAAGAATTTTGCCGGCATTACGGCGTAGAATTACGCCTGATTCAGGAATTTGCCGACTTTGGTTTGGTGCGGTTACAAACCAGCGAAGCAGGCCCCACCGTAGCGGCATCAGAAGTAAAGCAACTGGAGCGTATGTTACGGCTGGCCCTGGATCTGGATTTGAACCCGGAAGGTATTGATGTAATTTTAAACATGCGCCAGGAAATGCAACGCCTGCGTCGTAAAACTCAAAAACTGGAAAATCGCCTGCGCCAACTGGAACAAGAACGTTACTGGAATTTAATCCAAGGTCCGCAAAGCCGGGGGCACATTGTTGATTTAGGGGAATAA
- a CDS encoding NAD(P)-dependent oxidoreductase — protein sequence MKKLVVGIIREGKIPPDKRVPLTPLKCQEAVSVFPELEIIVQPSAIRSYSDQEYRDLNIRVQEDLSECDVLMGVKEVPIPDLLFNKTYFFFSHTIKKQPHNQPLLQAILEKNITLIDYETLTNIKGERTVAFGRYAGIVGAYNGIMTYGKKSKLFDLHPAHQCLDIEDMEEEYFKVKALPPIKIAVTGGGRVAQGIMEVLDKMGIRKVSVYDYLYHSFTEPVYAQLHSSDYNRRRDGRVWDNADFYRNPHEYESTFEKFIPVTDVLMAGAYWNPAAPKLFTSEDMQRPDFKITTIADVTCDVDGSLPCTKRASSIPDPVYDYNPFTQQLDPAFSRPENITVMAVDNLPCELPRSASRDFGRQLIDEVFPHLVNNDPEGILARATIAQNGKLTERYAYLQEYALGVEM from the coding sequence ATGAAAAAACTAGTTGTAGGAATTATCCGCGAAGGAAAAATTCCGCCCGATAAACGCGTACCCTTAACGCCCTTAAAATGCCAGGAAGCCGTTTCTGTATTTCCGGAACTGGAGATTATAGTACAGCCCAGCGCCATCCGGAGCTACTCCGACCAGGAATACCGCGATTTAAATATTCGGGTGCAGGAAGATTTATCGGAATGCGACGTTTTAATGGGGGTGAAAGAAGTACCTATTCCGGATTTATTATTTAATAAAACGTACTTTTTCTTTTCGCATACTATTAAAAAACAACCCCATAATCAGCCCTTGTTGCAAGCCATTCTGGAAAAGAACATAACCCTGATTGATTACGAAACGCTTACCAATATTAAAGGCGAGCGCACTGTTGCTTTTGGACGTTACGCTGGTATTGTGGGCGCTTACAACGGCATCATGACCTACGGCAAAAAATCTAAATTATTTGACTTGCATCCGGCGCACCAGTGTTTGGATATTGAGGATATGGAAGAAGAATACTTTAAGGTAAAAGCCTTGCCGCCGATTAAAATTGCGGTTACGGGGGGCGGAAGGGTAGCGCAGGGCATTATGGAAGTGCTCGATAAAATGGGCATCCGGAAGGTGAGCGTGTACGATTACTTGTATCATTCTTTTACCGAACCAGTTTATGCGCAATTACATTCCTCGGATTATAACCGCCGCCGCGATGGCCGCGTGTGGGATAACGCAGATTTTTACCGGAACCCGCACGAATACGAATCTACTTTTGAAAAATTTATTCCGGTTACCGATGTGTTAATGGCGGGCGCTTACTGGAATCCCGCTGCTCCTAAGTTATTTACCTCAGAAGACATGCAACGGCCAGATTTTAAAATTACTACCATTGCCGATGTTACTTGCGATGTAGATGGTTCTTTACCCTGTACCAAACGGGCGAGCAGTATTCCGGATCCGGTGTACGATTACAATCCATTTACCCAACAACTGGACCCGGCATTTAGTCGCCCGGAAAATATTACCGTAATGGCCGTGGATAATTTGCCTTGCGAGTTACCCCGTAGCGCTTCCCGCGATTTTGGCCGCCAACTTATCGACGAAGTTTTTCCGCATTTAGTAAACAATGATCCGGAAGGTATTCTGGCCCGGGCTACCATAGCGCAAAACGGAAAACTGACGGAGCGGTATGCTTATTTGCAGGAATACGCCCTGGGTGTAGAAATGTAA
- the gcvP gene encoding aminomethyl-transferring glycine dehydrogenase, with amino-acid sequence MLIKTKPADIFKERHNGPVKQSIQDMLQTIEVNSLDQLIDETVPAAIRLKKPLNIPSALTERDFLKKFGTIAKRNKVFRSYIGLGYHDTVLPPVIQRNIFENPGWYTAYTPYQAEIAQGRLEALINYQTMVMDLTAMEIANASLLDEATAAAEAMNMFYGLRKGTRKNATRFFVSDQVLPQTLDVLKTRATPLGWELVIGDHRTLDLNDNTLFGALVQYPAADGELFDYSEFISNAHQQDILVAVAADLLSLTLLTPPGEMGADAVVGNSQRFGVPMGYGGPHAGFLATRDAYKRSLPGRIIGQSVDVHGNKAYRMALQTREQHIRREKATSNICTAQVLLAVIAGMYAVYHGPRRLKYIALNIHLLTQLLEQGLTELGLEQVNENYFDTLKIKVESAELKTAIRREAEAAEINFRYFADNFIGISLNENTDLNDLKDILAVFTKVMNQQTSVNNLTELPHETDITWPENLVRTSPFLQHDIFNQHHSELEILRYMKYLENKDISLVHSMIPLGSCTMKLNSTAEMLPVTWPEIGGLHPFVPAEQAEGYKQIFTDLESWLCEITGFAGISLQPNSGAQGEYAGLMVIRAYHEAQGHHHRNVSLIPSSAHGTNPASAVMAGMKVVIVKCDDRGNIDVADLRVKAEQHRDDLSCLMVTYPSTHGVYEESIIEICNIIHENGGRVYMDGANMNAQVGLTSPATIGADVCHLNLHKTFCIPHGGGGPGVGPIGVVADLVPYLPGHAVVKTGGEQAISAISAAPWGSASILPISYAYIAMMGGEGLTEATKMAILNANYIKARLQEHYPVLYTGTNGRCAHEMILDCRSFKKVGIEVEDIAKRLMDYCFHAPTVSFPVAGTLMVEPTESESKEEIDRFCDAMISIRAEIREVEEGTADQKNNVLKNAPHSMAIGLSDNWTYPYSREKAVFPYAFARTHKVWPTVSRIDSAYGDRNLICSCTPLEAYAQPEVAQTATGID; translated from the coding sequence ATGTTGATAAAAACCAAGCCCGCCGATATTTTTAAGGAACGTCACAATGGTCCGGTAAAGCAATCCATACAGGATATGTTACAAACCATTGAGGTAAATTCCTTGGATCAGCTGATTGATGAAACCGTTCCGGCGGCAATCCGCTTGAAAAAACCTTTAAATATACCTAGTGCATTAACCGAACGTGATTTTTTAAAAAAATTCGGAACCATCGCTAAAAGAAACAAAGTATTTCGTTCGTACATTGGTTTAGGTTACCACGATACGGTACTGCCGCCGGTTATTCAGCGCAATATTTTTGAAAATCCGGGTTGGTACACCGCCTATACTCCCTACCAGGCCGAAATTGCCCAGGGTCGCTTAGAAGCCCTGATCAATTACCAGACCATGGTGATGGACTTAACGGCTATGGAAATTGCCAATGCTTCGTTGCTCGACGAAGCCACGGCCGCTGCCGAAGCCATGAACATGTTTTATGGTTTACGGAAGGGCACCCGCAAAAATGCAACCCGGTTCTTTGTGTCGGATCAGGTATTGCCGCAAACTCTTGATGTGTTAAAAACCCGCGCTACTCCTTTGGGTTGGGAATTAGTTATTGGCGACCACCGCACCCTAGACTTAAACGACAACACCTTATTTGGCGCTTTAGTGCAATACCCAGCTGCTGATGGCGAACTGTTTGACTATTCTGAATTTATCTCTAACGCGCACCAGCAGGATATTTTAGTAGCTGTAGCCGCCGATTTATTAAGTTTAACCTTATTAACACCTCCCGGCGAAATGGGAGCCGATGCCGTAGTAGGCAACAGCCAGCGTTTTGGCGTACCCATGGGTTATGGTGGACCTCATGCCGGTTTCCTGGCTACCCGCGATGCTTACAAACGCTCTTTACCGGGCCGCATTATCGGCCAATCGGTAGATGTACACGGCAATAAAGCGTACCGGATGGCTTTGCAAACCCGCGAGCAACATATTCGCCGCGAGAAAGCTACTTCTAATATTTGTACAGCTCAGGTTTTATTAGCGGTAATAGCGGGGATGTATGCCGTGTACCACGGGCCACGCCGCTTAAAATACATTGCCCTGAACATTCATTTACTAACCCAACTGCTGGAACAAGGCTTAACGGAACTTGGCTTAGAGCAAGTAAATGAAAACTACTTTGATACTTTAAAAATTAAAGTTGAAAGCGCCGAATTAAAAACTGCCATTCGTCGGGAAGCCGAAGCGGCCGAAATAAACTTCCGGTATTTTGCCGACAATTTTATTGGTATTTCCTTAAACGAAAACACTGATTTAAACGATTTAAAAGATATTCTGGCAGTATTTACCAAGGTAATGAATCAACAAACTTCGGTAAATAACCTGACTGAGTTGCCCCACGAAACAGATATAACCTGGCCGGAAAACTTGGTACGTACCAGCCCTTTCCTGCAGCACGATATATTTAACCAGCACCACTCGGAACTGGAAATTTTGCGCTACATGAAATACTTGGAAAACAAAGATATTTCTTTAGTGCACAGCATGATTCCGCTGGGTTCTTGTACCATGAAATTAAATTCTACCGCCGAAATGTTGCCGGTAACCTGGCCGGAGATTGGCGGCTTGCACCCGTTTGTTCCCGCAGAACAGGCAGAAGGTTACAAACAAATATTTACCGACCTGGAAAGCTGGCTTTGTGAAATTACCGGTTTTGCGGGCATATCATTACAACCTAACTCGGGCGCTCAGGGCGAATACGCGGGTTTAATGGTAATCCGGGCCTACCATGAGGCACAAGGCCACCATCATCGTAATGTATCTCTCATTCCGTCTTCGGCGCACGGCACTAATCCGGCTTCCGCGGTAATGGCCGGTATGAAAGTAGTAATCGTAAAATGCGACGACCGGGGTAATATTGACGTAGCTGATCTGCGCGTCAAAGCCGAACAGCACCGGGATGATCTTTCTTGTTTAATGGTTACCTACCCTTCTACCCACGGCGTGTACGAAGAAAGTATTATTGAGATCTGTAATATTATTCATGAAAACGGGGGCCGCGTGTACATGGATGGCGCCAACATGAATGCCCAGGTAGGGTTAACCAGTCCGGCTACTATCGGCGCCGATGTGTGCCATTTAAACCTGCATAAAACTTTCTGTATTCCGCACGGGGGCGGCGGTCCGGGTGTTGGCCCAATTGGCGTGGTAGCCGATTTAGTGCCTTATTTACCGGGGCACGCGGTGGTAAAAACCGGTGGCGAGCAAGCCATCTCGGCAATATCGGCCGCTCCCTGGGGTTCGGCTAGTATTTTACCTATTTCTTACGCTTACATTGCCATGATGGGCGGCGAAGGATTAACCGAAGCTACCAAAATGGCTATTTTAAATGCCAATTACATTAAAGCCCGGCTGCAGGAACATTACCCGGTTTTATACACCGGCACTAATGGCCGTTGCGCCCACGAAATGATTCTGGATTGCCGGTCGTTTAAAAAAGTGGGTATTGAAGTGGAAGATATTGCCAAGCGATTAATGGATTACTGTTTTCATGCGCCTACAGTATCGTTTCCGGTAGCGGGTACTTTAATGGTAGAGCCTACCGAAAGCGAATCGAAAGAAGAAATTGACCGTTTCTGCGACGCCATGATTTCGATCCGGGCTGAGATCCGGGAAGTAGAAGAAGGTACCGCCGATCAGAAAAACAATGTTTTGAAAAACGCACCGCATTCCATGGCAATAGGTTTATCCGACAATTGGACTTACCCATACAGCCGCGAAAAAGCAGTATTTCCTTATGCGTTTGCCCGCACCCACAAAGTTTGGCCAACCGTAAGCCGCATCGATTCAGCGTACGGCGACCGGAATTTAATTTGCTCCTGCACTCCGCTGGAGGCCTATGCGCAACCGGAAGTTGCTCAAACGGCTACTGGCATTGACTAA
- a CDS encoding DUF4136 domain-containing protein, giving the protein MKLVKYISFIMLLSLVSACAPYVNVSTDYDHSINFQEYKSFNWYTNKAGIKRDSLQYDTFFDKRMQNAIKANLSQRGMEYSDRPEFYVNYNVSFANQTTANAGPFYPYGYYGGYSRFNNSSQYKEGTIIVDLIDARNNQLLWRGVGESEVRSRNIPEDKVIEIVNSILSKFPPKR; this is encoded by the coding sequence ATGAAATTAGTTAAGTATATAAGCTTTATCATGTTACTTAGTTTGGTTTCGGCTTGTGCTCCTTACGTGAACGTAAGCACCGACTACGACCACTCCATTAATTTTCAAGAGTACAAATCATTTAATTGGTACACTAATAAAGCAGGTATAAAACGGGATTCTTTGCAATACGACACATTCTTTGATAAGCGCATGCAAAACGCCATTAAAGCTAATTTATCGCAACGCGGCATGGAATACTCTGACAGACCGGAGTTTTACGTGAACTATAATGTTAGTTTTGCTAACCAAACCACCGCCAATGCTGGTCCTTTCTATCCTTACGGCTACTATGGTGGCTACAGCCGGTTTAATAACTCCAGCCAGTATAAAGAAGGTACCATTATCGTGGATTTAATTGATGCGCGTAACAACCAATTATTATGGCGGGGTGTAGGCGAATCTGAAGTACGGAGCCGGAACATTCCGGAAGACAAAGTAATTGAGATTGTTAACAGCATTTTAAGCAAATTTCCACCAAAAAGATAA
- the aroF gene encoding 3-deoxy-7-phosphoheptulonate synthase, with product MIIQLQNEIADTERKAIIEKIKSFKYKVTPVKTQRGDYLIGIGKAEFDIRSLGHMQGIKDLHIVSDDYKLVSRKWKVNPSVVDLGDGVEIKQGNFTLMAGPCSIETEQQVEKTIAHLVANNVRVMRGGVFKPRSSPYSFRGLGIEGLKMFYAKCREHGIKIITEVMQVSQIAPMYDFTDIFQVGARNTQNFNLLDELGKVDKPVLIKRGISGTIDELLYSAEYVFSGGNEKLILCERGIRTYETASRNTLDLNAVPILKDKTHLPVIVDPSHGIGIRDYIEPMALAAVMAGADGIIYEIHEKPEEAASDGAQTLNFGESERLVKKLLTTYELRQKLG from the coding sequence ATGATCATCCAACTACAAAACGAAATTGCTGATACAGAAAGAAAGGCGATAATCGAAAAGATAAAAAGCTTTAAATACAAAGTCACTCCGGTAAAAACGCAACGCGGCGATTACCTGATTGGGATTGGCAAAGCTGAATTCGATATCCGGAGCCTGGGCCACATGCAGGGTATCAAAGACTTGCACATTGTTTCGGACGATTATAAACTGGTTTCCCGGAAATGGAAGGTAAACCCATCGGTAGTTGATTTAGGGGATGGGGTAGAGATAAAGCAAGGTAATTTTACTTTAATGGCTGGCCCTTGTTCCATTGAAACCGAACAACAAGTAGAAAAAACGATTGCGCATTTAGTAGCCAATAACGTACGGGTAATGCGTGGCGGTGTTTTCAAGCCTCGCAGTTCGCCATATTCTTTTCGGGGATTAGGGATTGAAGGCTTGAAAATGTTTTATGCTAAATGCCGGGAACACGGTATAAAAATAATAACCGAAGTAATGCAGGTGTCGCAGATTGCCCCTATGTACGATTTTACCGATATTTTTCAGGTAGGTGCCCGCAATACGCAAAATTTCAATTTACTGGATGAGCTGGGGAAAGTAGATAAACCCGTATTAATTAAGCGGGGTATTTCGGGTACGATTGATGAATTACTCTATTCGGCGGAGTATGTGTTCTCGGGCGGTAACGAAAAACTAATTTTGTGCGAACGGGGTATTCGCACCTACGAAACCGCTAGCCGTAATACTTTGGATTTAAACGCCGTTCCAATTTTAAAAGATAAAACCCACCTACCCGTAATCGTAGATCCTTCTCACGGAATTGGTATCCGGGATTATATTGAACCAATGGCCTTAGCGGCCGTAATGGCCGGGGCAGATGGCATTATTTATGAAATTCACGAAAAGCCAGAAGAAGCTGCTTCCGACGGTGCCCAAACTTTAAATTTTGGTGAATCAGAACGATTAGTGAAAAAACTTCTAACTACCTATGAGCTACGTCAGAAATTAGGATAA
- the trpA gene encoding tryptophan synthase subunit alpha, protein MENKIAQLFKGHSTPNLNVYFTAGFPELGSTTTILKTLQDAGADLVEIGMPYSDPLADGPTIQQSNTVALRNGMSIKKLFEQLNDVRDTVTLPIILMGYLNPVLQYGFENFCREAARVGVDGLIIPDMPLVEYEEEYQAIFGKYNLSAIFLITPQTSEARIRKIDELTNSFIYMVSTASTTGNTVAGTQNQLAYFERIKQMNLKNPKLIGFGISDKKSFDLACRYAEGAIIGSAFIKVIQQPTGLQENIRDFIHLIKSGEEIFS, encoded by the coding sequence ATGGAAAATAAAATAGCCCAACTTTTTAAAGGACACAGTACCCCTAATTTAAACGTTTACTTTACGGCTGGCTTCCCAGAGTTAGGATCTACTACTACTATTTTGAAAACCTTGCAAGATGCCGGCGCTGATTTAGTTGAAATTGGTATGCCGTATTCAGATCCGCTGGCTGATGGTCCTACCATTCAGCAAAGTAATACTGTGGCTTTGCGTAACGGCATGTCCATTAAGAAGCTGTTTGAGCAGTTAAACGATGTACGCGATACTGTTACTTTGCCAATTATATTAATGGGTTACTTAAACCCAGTGCTACAATACGGATTCGAGAATTTTTGCCGAGAAGCTGCCAGAGTAGGGGTAGATGGTTTGATAATTCCGGATATGCCTTTAGTAGAATACGAAGAAGAATACCAGGCTATTTTCGGGAAGTATAATTTAAGTGCTATTTTCCTGATTACCCCACAAACGTCTGAAGCCCGTATCCGCAAAATAGATGAGCTCACCAATTCTTTTATTTACATGGTTTCAACGGCCAGCACTACCGGGAATACCGTTGCCGGAACCCAAAATCAATTAGCTTATTTTGAGCGCATCAAGCAAATGAATTTAAAAAATCCTAAGCTAATTGGCTTTGGAATTTCTGATAAAAAATCTTTTGACCTGGCCTGCCGATACGCCGAAGGAGCCATTATAGGAAGTGCCTTTATTAAAGTTATTCAGCAACCTACCGGCTTACAGGAAAACATCCGCGACTTTATTCACTTAATAAAATCCGGTGAAGAGATATTTAGTTAG